Proteins encoded by one window of Arachis ipaensis cultivar K30076 chromosome B04, Araip1.1, whole genome shotgun sequence:
- the LOC107637860 gene encoding uncharacterized protein LOC107637860 isoform X3, which produces MLSTTDTHIRYYIWLIDSNGTIKLAKLSVREAMKRLNGIRIMLKFNNEKQAIGDEAGLLSGVFGLLGSAYGKFPFFEKSWHKITTKDKVYNECVKKIFHFEEDSEETIKKNILKSMGKSWKETRLRLYNAYYEPTSTTEQNIEHHLPKIDREHWRWFLDYRAKAETQEKCRKNTINRSKQLYTHTGGSKSFTRWMEEEERIEEIKQ; this is translated from the exons ATGCTGTCCACAACAGATACACATATAAGGTATTATATTTGGCTTATAGATTCCAATGGCACAATCAAGCTGGCAAAATTAAGTGTGAGGGAGGCTATGAAACGGCTTAACGGTATAAGGATCATGCTCAAGTTCAACAACGAAAAGCAAGCAATTGGAGACGAAGCTGGATTGTTGAGTGGCGTGTTTGGTCTGCTAGGATCTGCCTATGGAAAATTTCCTTTCTTTGAGAAAAGTTGGCATAAGATTACCACTAAAGACAAGGTTTATAACGAATGTGTCAAG AAAATTTTTCACTTTGAAGAAGATAGTGAAGAAactatcaagaaaaatattttgaaaagtatGGGAAAGTCTTGGAAGGAAACAAGGCTGAGGTTGTATAATGCTTATTACGAGCCAACATCAACGACTGAACAAAATATTGAGCACCATCTGCCGAAAATTGATCGAGAGCATTGGAGATGGTTCCTTGACTATCGCGCAAAAGCTGAGACGCAG GAGAAGTGCAGGAAAAATACGATTAATCGATCAAAACAACTATATACCCACACTGGTGGTTCGAAAAGCTTCACACGATGGATGGAAGAAGAG GAAAGAATTGAGGAGATTAAGCAATAG
- the LOC107637860 gene encoding uncharacterized protein LOC107637860 isoform X4, producing the protein MKRLNGIRIMLKFNNEKQAIGDEAGLLSGVFGLLGSAYGKFPFFEKSWHKITTKDKVYNECVKKIFHFEEDSEETIKKNILKSMGKSWKETRLRLYNAYYEPTSTTEQNIEHHLPKIDREHWRWFLDYRAKAETQEKCRKNTINRSKQLYTHTGGSKSFTRWMEEESEQQGKRVSRGELWITVHKKKK; encoded by the exons ATGAAACGGCTTAACGGTATAAGGATCATGCTCAAGTTCAACAACGAAAAGCAAGCAATTGGAGACGAAGCTGGATTGTTGAGTGGCGTGTTTGGTCTGCTAGGATCTGCCTATGGAAAATTTCCTTTCTTTGAGAAAAGTTGGCATAAGATTACCACTAAAGACAAGGTTTATAACGAATGTGTCAAG AAAATTTTTCACTTTGAAGAAGATAGTGAAGAAactatcaagaaaaatattttgaaaagtatGGGAAAGTCTTGGAAGGAAACAAGGCTGAGGTTGTATAATGCTTATTACGAGCCAACATCAACGACTGAACAAAATATTGAGCACCATCTGCCGAAAATTGATCGAGAGCATTGGAGATGGTTCCTTGACTATCGCGCAAAAGCTGAGACGCAG GAGAAGTGCAGGAAAAATACGATTAATCGATCAAAACAACTATATACCCACACTGGTGGTTCGAAAAGCTTCACACGATGGATGGAAGAAGAG TCAGAACAACAAGGGAAGAGAGTTAGTAGAGGAGAGTTATGGATCACagtgcacaaaaaaaaaaaatag
- the LOC107637860 gene encoding uncharacterized protein LOC107637860 isoform X2 — protein sequence MLSTTDTHIRYYIWLIDSNGTIKLAKLSVREAMKRLNGIRIMLKFNNEKQAIGDEAGLLSGVFGLLGSAYGKFPFFEKSWHKITTKDKVYNECVKKIFHFEEDSEETIKKNILKSMGKSWKETRLRLYNAYYEPTSTTEQNIEHHLPKIDREHWRWFLDYRAKAETQCRKNTINRSKQLYTHTGGSKSFTRWMEEESEQQGKRVSRGELWITVHKKKK from the exons ATGCTGTCCACAACAGATACACATATAAGGTATTATATTTGGCTTATAGATTCCAATGGCACAATCAAGCTGGCAAAATTAAGTGTGAGGGAGGCTATGAAACGGCTTAACGGTATAAGGATCATGCTCAAGTTCAACAACGAAAAGCAAGCAATTGGAGACGAAGCTGGATTGTTGAGTGGCGTGTTTGGTCTGCTAGGATCTGCCTATGGAAAATTTCCTTTCTTTGAGAAAAGTTGGCATAAGATTACCACTAAAGACAAGGTTTATAACGAATGTGTCAAG AAAATTTTTCACTTTGAAGAAGATAGTGAAGAAactatcaagaaaaatattttgaaaagtatGGGAAAGTCTTGGAAGGAAACAAGGCTGAGGTTGTATAATGCTTATTACGAGCCAACATCAACGACTGAACAAAATATTGAGCACCATCTGCCGAAAATTGATCGAGAGCATTGGAGATGGTTCCTTGACTATCGCGCAAAAGCTGAGACGCAG TGCAGGAAAAATACGATTAATCGATCAAAACAACTATATACCCACACTGGTGGTTCGAAAAGCTTCACACGATGGATGGAAGAAGAG TCAGAACAACAAGGGAAGAGAGTTAGTAGAGGAGAGTTATGGATCACagtgcacaaaaaaaaaaaatag
- the LOC107637860 gene encoding uncharacterized protein LOC107637860 isoform X1 — protein MLSTTDTHIRYYIWLIDSNGTIKLAKLSVREAMKRLNGIRIMLKFNNEKQAIGDEAGLLSGVFGLLGSAYGKFPFFEKSWHKITTKDKVYNECVKKIFHFEEDSEETIKKNILKSMGKSWKETRLRLYNAYYEPTSTTEQNIEHHLPKIDREHWRWFLDYRAKAETQEKCRKNTINRSKQLYTHTGGSKSFTRWMEEESEQQGKRVSRGELWITVHKKKK, from the exons ATGCTGTCCACAACAGATACACATATAAGGTATTATATTTGGCTTATAGATTCCAATGGCACAATCAAGCTGGCAAAATTAAGTGTGAGGGAGGCTATGAAACGGCTTAACGGTATAAGGATCATGCTCAAGTTCAACAACGAAAAGCAAGCAATTGGAGACGAAGCTGGATTGTTGAGTGGCGTGTTTGGTCTGCTAGGATCTGCCTATGGAAAATTTCCTTTCTTTGAGAAAAGTTGGCATAAGATTACCACTAAAGACAAGGTTTATAACGAATGTGTCAAG AAAATTTTTCACTTTGAAGAAGATAGTGAAGAAactatcaagaaaaatattttgaaaagtatGGGAAAGTCTTGGAAGGAAACAAGGCTGAGGTTGTATAATGCTTATTACGAGCCAACATCAACGACTGAACAAAATATTGAGCACCATCTGCCGAAAATTGATCGAGAGCATTGGAGATGGTTCCTTGACTATCGCGCAAAAGCTGAGACGCAG GAGAAGTGCAGGAAAAATACGATTAATCGATCAAAACAACTATATACCCACACTGGTGGTTCGAAAAGCTTCACACGATGGATGGAAGAAGAG TCAGAACAACAAGGGAAGAGAGTTAGTAGAGGAGAGTTATGGATCACagtgcacaaaaaaaaaaaatag